One genomic region from Asterias amurensis chromosome 7, ASM3211899v1 encodes:
- the LOC139939985 gene encoding uncharacterized protein, with protein MKSTSGVKKQRTQVGVERSKPSQASLISRGLAVKSTHVRCNGDDCSSPPSVQSGFSLYSSDSTDNTAVDVNRGLNRCAKLLANMLDTDQGGPVEIGRATYKHQTQKPKTTSKARKSVSSAQESKFTQGNRKKPGQNIKTSSHTNKSNAKNHRRKDAPTPSTSVSTQVKRRGVETAESSRKGLSSVHVIPTGSSSSTERSGAKHVASVHKSNTRIKTHPSAPGFQDCLMSSTPELRESPSKLSSAESAKSLEHNGKPEVQRSANPLRLTKYSVAVTTQEDKVPHKLRGESVEEIPREAEECSTFARSFGSRVLEPDVDYRRRYHQGSVIDKNLHQGHREEESYSNLPAQKGEQKMDSLPTYQAMSNGPRSSPTAQYPSLVPVSDRSQDCIKKVHPPLKNSQDILRDLVQQLKVHNQSHKHSDVNTQDLLQGLIQDGSGPVEVDRRAVRETEDMNLSTGCHVGKDQLHTDEQSCSKQETQQDVDQNDDRSLRQLLSDFRQVHPVVSGGQQEETSRSVHPVLEPRRIDEGPDGRHTPELLRLNNDNLVSSEKMKGNEGSPQRATFLTPSKAQHDENEILGQGSTPYPHQDVQRIPSAESDMQNMPVEQGISSPRRSSEPLLMDPRGTAIRQRTMQQITTMKYLIRELQAVLADHGDLEVNRLLGEIDETCNTLPYTTQKQLLDLNTEVLLAFQPLQSENSQLRRRLRIVNHQLKRRETIEKDKTDAATVSLELLTTQALNANLQKQLREERREKEELLKSKLELSKTLDEKEQQHKDMLRIMDDKDTNLLKSRQDCIKELQELRSTRTDLQSRIGYLELQVEGTNKETKILQLSLDQRDKEITRLKNLTQSLHEQLRKLPQPGNEVDSSLKTLDGISLQRMNRLLMSRSPKADKENQPCWSDEQSLSLMQPSKMYQQINTKQTSDPKSDPNPPKNNFAKSPKSPTKKKSPNRHVTFQRSTDDDNLIAKDVSGWARTDTLWKGQQISTGDFAASERSRQHTLDVPHETSSTTEKNLSKWLSPIPEDLDATQLAGASARQLIKGNYVSLREGASQQSEAKTLQDPYQREDDDFVGSIVEQTNKPYDYPVREKSHSASEDNSRPKSDFQSPIRLRPYKYPHEVLSKVETGSVVSDSTMSSVTSQYEAQFQMGLRNLDSEIGKLQASLKYSNFKSL; from the exons CCGAGTCAAGCCTCGCTAATATCAAGAGGACTGGCAGTAAAGTCTACCCATGTGAG ATGCAATGGTGATGACTGCAGCAGCCCACCTTCTGTCCAGTCAGGCTTCTCTCTCTACTCTTCGGACTCTACGGATAATACAGCTGTAGATGTCAACAGAGGGCTCAATCGATGCGCAAAACTCTTGGCTAACATGTTAGACACTGACCAAGGTGGCCCTGTGGAGA TTGGCAGAGCAACTTACAAACACCAGACACAGAAGCCGAAGACAACCAGCAAAGCTCGCAAAAGTGTGTCCAGCGCTCAGGAATCCAAATTCACCCAAGGTAACCGGAAGAAGCCTGGGCAAAATATCAAGACGTCTTCCCATACCAACAAAAGTAACGCCAAGAATCACAGGAGGAAAGATGCTCCAACGCCCTCAACATCTGTATCTACTCAGGTCAAACGCAGAGGAGTTGAGACGGCAGAGTCATCTCGTAAAGGGCTGTCATCTGTACATGTCATTCCTACTGGTAGTAGCTCTTCGACAG AGAGATCTGGTGCCAAGCATGTTGCTTCAGTCCACAAATCCAATACCAGGATCAAGACGCATCCATCAGCTCCAGGATTCCAGGACTGCTTGATGTCCTCTACACCAGAGTTGAGAGAGTCGCCTTCTAAACTCAGTTCAGCTGAAAGTGCAAAGTCTCTTGAGCATAATGGCAAACCAGAGGTGCAGAGGTCTGCTAACCCTTTAAGGCTTACGAAATATTCAGTCGCAGTGACCACCCAAGAAGACAAAGTACCTCACAAATTAAGAGGCGAGTCAGTTGAAGAGATTCCAAGAGAAGCTGAGGAATGCTCGACTTTTGCAAGATCCTTCGGTAGTAGAGTTCTGGAACCAGATGTTGATTACAGGCGAAGGTATCATCAAGGTTCTGTTATTGACAAAAACTTACATCAAGGTCACAGAGAGGAGGAGAGTTATTCAAACTTGCCAGCCCAAAAGGGTGAACAAAAGATGGACTCACTGCCAACATACCAAGCAATGAGTAATGGTCCGCGATCTTCCCCCACAGCACAGTATCCTTCTCTTGTCCCTGTGAGCGATCGGAGTCAAGATTGTATCAAGAAGGTTCACCCACCCCTCAAGAACAGTCAAGATATACTCAGAGACCTCGTGCAGCAGTTGAAAGTCCACAACCAGAGCCACAAACATTCTGACGTCAACACTCAGGATCTTCTACAAGGTTTGATCCAGGATGGTTCTGGACCTGTTGAGGTAGACAGACGTGCTGTCCGGGAAACTGAAGATATGAACTTGTCGACAGGATGTCACGTAGGGAAAGACCAACTTCACACTGATGAGCAAAGCTGTTCTAAACAAGAGACTCAACAAGACGTTGACCAGAACGACGATCGATCTCTGAGACAGCTCCTGTCTGATTTCAGACAAGTTCACCCTGTGGTTTCGGGTGGTCAACAAGAAGAAACAAGTCGGTCAGTTCACCCTGTCTTGGAGCCAAGAAGGATCGACGAAGGACCTGATGGTAGACACACACCAGAACTGTTGAGGCTTAATAATGATAACCTAGTGTCTTCTGAGAAGATGAAAGGTAACGAGGGGTCGCCACAACGAGCCACATTCTTAACACCTTCTAAAGCTCAACATGATGAGAATGAGATACTAGGTCAGGGGTCAACACCTTATCCGCATCAAGACGTCCAGAGAATTCCTTCTGCTGAGTCGGACATGCAGAACATGCCAGTCG AACAAGGCATTTCAAGTCCTCGTAGAAGCTCAGAGCCGTTGTTGATGGACCCAAGAGGAACAGCTATCAGGCAGAGAACAATGCAGCAAATCACAACTATGAAATATTTGATCAGAGAGCTGCAGGCTGTCCTTGCAGACCACG GTGACTTGGAGGTAAATAGGCTGCTGGGTGAAATTGATGAGACATGCAACACTCTCCCATACACAACACAGAAGCAGCTATTAGACCTAAACACGGAGGTCCTGCTAGCATTCCAGCCTCTGCAATCTGAGAATAGTCAGCTTCGAAGACGCCTTCGCATCGTCAATCATCAACTAAAGAGGCGTGAGACGATCGAGAAGGACAAGACTGACGCAGCGACGGTCAGCTTAGAAT TGCTGACAACTCAGGCTCTCAACGCCAATCTTCAAAAACAGCTTCGGGAGGAGAGGCGAGAAAAAGAGGAACTTCTGAAATCCAAACTTGAACTGAGTAAAACACTGGATGAGAAGGAACAACAGCACAAGGATATGCTCAGGATCATGGACGACAAG GACACAAATTTGCTGAAATCTCGCCAGGATTGCATCAAGGAGTTACAAGAGTTGCGTAGTACGCGTACCGACTTGCAATCGCGCATCGGCTACCTTGAGCTACAGGTAGAGGGCACCAACAAAGAAACTAAAATCCTGCAACTGAGTCTGGATCAGCGAGATAAGGAGATTACAAGATTGAAGAATCTTACACA GAGTCTTCATGAGCAGTTGAGGAAACTTCCACAGCCAGGAAATGAAGTTGACtcatctttaaagacattggatgGCATCAGTCTACAGAGAATGAATCGACTGCTCATGTCTAG AAGTCCAAAAGCAGATAAAGAGAATCAGCCTTGTTGGTCAGATGAGCAGTCATTATCCTTGATGCAGCCCTCTAAGATGTATCAACAAATCAATACCAAACAAACCTCAGATCCAAAATCGGATCCCAATccaccaaaaaacaactttGCAAAGTCTCCAAAATCACCTACAAAGAAGAAGAGTCCAAATCGGCACGTCACATTTCAAAGGAGCACCGATGATGACAATCTGATCGCGAAAGACGTCAGTGGCTGGGCGAGGACAGATACACTCTGGAAAGGCCAGCAGATTTCCACTGGGGATTTCGCCGCATCGGAAAGAAGCAGGCAACATACTCTGGATGTTCCACATGAAACATCATCGACCACTGAGAAGAACCTCTCTAAATGGTTGAGTCCAATACCTGAAGACCTTGACGCTACGCAGTTAGCAGGTGCGTCCGCAAGACAGCTCATTAAAGGCAATTATGTCTCATTGAGAGAAGGAGCATCTCAACAATCCGAAGCTAAGACACTTCAAGATCCTTATCAACGTGAAGATGATGACTTTGTTGGATCCATAGTGGAGCAAACCAATAAGCCATATGATTACCCCGTTCGAGAGAAATCTCATTCAGCATCGGAAGACAATTCCAGACCCAAGTCCGACTTCCAATCCCCTATCCGACTTAGACCGTACAAATATCCCCATGAGGTGTTGTCTAAGGTCGAGACAGGGTCAGTTGTTTCGGATTCTACCATGTCGTCCGTAACTTCTCAGTATGAAGCTCAGTTTCAAATGGGGCTCAGGAATCTGGATTCGGAGATTGGAAAATTGCAAGCTAGTCTGAAATATTCCAACTTCAAGTCTTTATAG